Proteins encoded by one window of Cannabis sativa cultivar Pink pepper isolate KNU-18-1 chromosome 4, ASM2916894v1, whole genome shotgun sequence:
- the LOC115713862 gene encoding MFS18 protein-like, with translation MAKWCNVILMVIALLAIIEMGTTRARDLPTNNNGGTLTDQKTFGPFAPGGSGGLPSFGMPIGGGSGLPSFGGSGGGLPGFGGLGGSTGGNNFFGPPSTTSP, from the coding sequence ATGGCAAAGTGGTGCAATGTAATCCTAATGGTAATTGCTTTATTAGCAATTATTGAAATGGGAACAACTAGGGCAAGAGATTTGCCTACCAATAATAATGGTGGTACTCTTACTGACCAAAAAACCTTTGGTCCTTTCGCTCCGGGAGGCAGTGGCGGCCTACCTAGCTTCGGCATGCCAATTGGAGGAGGATCAGGGCTACCTAGTTTCGGTGGAAGCGGCGGGGGACTCCCGGGTTTCGGTGGATTGGGAGGCTCTACTGGTGGGAATAATTTCTTTGGACCTCCTTCAACAACAAGTCCTTGA
- the LOC133037189 gene encoding uncharacterized protein LOC133037189, which yields MAKGSTCLSPERWVKPPLGAYKLNVDASLDVNSNTIGIGAIVRDTTGNVLGCLCRSLFGNFTVILAEAVALMVALDWSLTLGLPLHVVESDCLALVSALPKRFSLCNELGSLLDDIASLLSSFLEAFLIHVRRTANKAAHELAVHALRVDGELAWIEDFLSFLIDVLSSDCC from the exons ATGGCAAAGGGATCGACATGCTTATCTCCAGAACGATGGGTTAAGCCGCCTTTGGGAGCGTATAAACTAAATGTTGATGCGTCCTTGgatgttaattctaatactatAGGCATTGGGGCAATAGTTCGAGATACTACTGGGAATGTGCTGGGATGTCTATGTAGATCCTTATTTG GGAATTTTACAGTCATATTAGCAGAAGCTGTTGCATTAATGGTTGCGTTGGATTGGTCTCTCACTCTTGGTCTTCCTCTTCATGTGGTGGAATCAGATTGCTTAGCCTTGGTTTCAGCTCTCCCAAAGCGTTTTTCCCTTTGTAATGAACTTGGTTCTTTATTGGATGATATTGCTAGTTTGCTTTCCAGTTTTCTTGAGGCATTCCTAATTCATGTTCGTCGTACAGCCAACAAGGCTGCTCATGAATTAGCTGTGCATGCACTTAGGGTGGATGGTGAATTGGCTTGGATTGAggattttctctcttttcttattGATGTATTAAGTTCCGATTGTTGTTAA
- the LOC115713864 gene encoding uncharacterized protein LOC115713864, translating into MAKLFVTLTVISSLFVIVQMGTTTARTLPTTTDHDQVVVADNQASAAGFNDQKTFGIFAGSTGNGDGSIPASGGLPGVFGGSIGGLPSFGGDSGTFGTFPGFGNTGSNGDFFGSFPQP; encoded by the coding sequence atggcAAAGTTGTTTGTAACCCTAACGGTGATTTCTTCATTATTTGTAATTGTTCAAATGGGAACAACTACGGCTAGAACTTTGCCTACTACTACTGATCATGATCAAGTAGTAGTGGCAGATAATCAGGCTAGCGCGGCCGGTTTTAATGACCAAAAAACCTTTGGTATTTTTGCTGGCTCCACCGGGAATGGCGACGGCAGCATTCCGGCCAGCGGTGGTCTACCCGGTGTGTTTGGCGGTTCAATTGGAGGCCTGCCTAGCTTTGGTGGGGACAGTGGTACTTTTGGGACATTCCCGGGTTTCGGTAATACTGGATCCAATGGTGATTTCTTCGGATCTTTTCCTCAACCTTGA
- the LOC115714691 gene encoding uncharacterized protein LOC115714691, whose protein sequence is MACGKWYSCIVLVLIVLSVVAARNVPMDNNKGLNDQKNFLSYGGIGGYSGVGNDGLPISGMGGVIGGGGNGLNGGIGGGIGLGGGNGGLFGGLGGTGVGGGGGGSGFGGVPSP, encoded by the coding sequence ATGGCTTGTGGTAAGTGGTACTCATGCATTGTGTTGGTTCTTATTGTTCTGAGTGTAGTAGCTGCTAGAAATGTGCCAATGGACAATAACAAAGGGCTTAACGATCAGAAGAACTTCCTCTCTTACGGGGGTATCGGTGGATACTCCGGTGTTGGCAATGACGGACTCCCAATTAGCGGGATGGGTGGCGTCATTGGTGGAGGCGGTAACGGTTTAAATGGGGGGATTGGTGGTGGGATTGGACTTGGTGGTGGCAATGGTGGACTATTTGGTGGACTCGGCGGTACTGgtgttggtggtggtggtggtggttctGGCTTTGGTGGTGTTCCTTCCCCTTGA